A genomic window from Solanum dulcamara chromosome 11, daSolDulc1.2, whole genome shotgun sequence includes:
- the LOC129873516 gene encoding glycine-rich cell wall structural protein 1.0-like yields MKKNYITTFTLLAILIIITFTSTFAARHIHPQKHLVGKTKKGVASGGASNNGNDTGGGAFGGIFGPGSGFNIPGLGGGVFGGGFGSPKGGVGKGGVIRSSVVCKDKGPCLGKKLICPAKCYKSYSSAGKGYGFGGGSGGCTMDCKKKCVAYC; encoded by the coding sequence atgaAGAAAAACTACATAACTACCTTCACTCTCTTAGCTATCTTGATCATCATCACATTCACTTCCACCTTTGCTGCAAGACACATCCACCCACAAAAACATTTAGTTGGAAAAACAAAGAAAGGTGTAGCTAGTGGAGGAGCCAGTAATAATGGAAACGACACCGGTGGTGGGGCGTTTGGAGGCATTTTTGGGCCTGGAAGTGGGTTTAACATTCCTGGGCTTGGTGGAGGAGTATTTGGTGGTGGATTTGGAAGCCCAAAAGGTGGAGTTGGAAAAGGTGGAGTCATAAGGTCCAGTGTAGTGTGCAAAGACAAAGGCCCATGTTTGGGGAAAAAATTGATATGTCCAGCAAAGTGTTATAAATCATATTCAAGTGCTGGAAAAGGTTATGGTTTTGGTGGTGGATCTGGTGGATGTACCATGGATTGCAAGAAGAAATGTGTTGCTtattgttaa